From Magnolia sinica isolate HGM2019 chromosome 13, MsV1, whole genome shotgun sequence, one genomic window encodes:
- the LOC131224054 gene encoding rho guanine nucleotide exchange factor 8, with protein sequence MELMKERFSKLLLGEDMSGGGKGVSSALALSNAITNLAASVFGEQWRLEPMSAERKARWRKEVDWLLCVTDHIVEFVPSQQTAKDGTSMEIMVTRQRTDLLMNIPALRKLDAMLIEYLDNFKDQNDFWYVSKDADEAEKRQGDKWWLPTAKVPPEGLSDVSRKWLQFQKDSVNQVLKAAMAINAQVLSEMEIPENYLESLPKNGRASLGDAMYRGITDEYFDPELFLGQVDLSTEHKILELKNKIEASIIIWKRKMNNKDGKSSWGSAVSMEKRELFEERAETILLLLKHRFPGIPQSCLDISKIQYNRDVGQAVLECYSRVLESLAYTVTSRIDDVLYADSLTQNPSLAESKKQVSFSETTEPVKMANLGEEVAEKPNSTESPSSMTLSDFMGWNLEQEPEEQKEPVSNLEDMLSSDDGKIMSKPPNIVTNKKFTYMEKLENLGGLRSPAARH encoded by the exons ATGGAGTTGATGAAGGAAAGGTTTTCAAAGTTGCTTTTGGGTGAAGATATGTCGGGCGGAGGGAAGGGTGTGTCATCCGCTTTGGCTTTGTCTAATGCCATCACCAACCTAGCAG CTTCTGTGTTTGGTGAGCAATGGCGTCTGGAACCCATGTCCGCAGAGAGGAAGGCAAGGTGGAGAAAAGAGGTTGACTGGCTTCTATGCGTCACCGATCACATTGTCGAGTTCGTTCCTTCCCAACAGACAGCCAAGGATGGAACGAGCATGGAG ATTATGGTGACCCGCCAAAGGACTGATCTGCTCATGAACATCCCTGCTCTGCGTAAACTCGATGCAATGCTCATC GAATACCTTGATAACTTCAAAGACCAGAATGATTTCTGGTATGTGTCAAAAGATGCCGATGAGGCTGAGAAGCGACAGGGTGATAAATGGTGGCTTCCCACTGCTAAAGTGCCACCTGAAGGGCTCTCCGATGTCTCGAGAAAATGGTTGCAGTTCCAAAAGGATTCCGTGAACCAAGTGCTGAAAGCAGCTATGGCTATAAATGCTCAGGTTCTCTCAGAAATGGAAATCCCTGAGAACTATCTTGAATCCCTTCCcaag AATGGAAGAGCGAGCCTCGGGGATGCAATGTACCGGGGTATTACAGATGAATACTTCGACCCTGAGTTATTCCTCGGACAAGTGGATCTTTCGACGGAGCACAAGATCCTCGAGCTCAAGAATAAGATTGAGGCATCCATCATCATCTGGAAGAGGAAGATGAACAACAAAGATGGGAAATCTTCTTGGGGATCAGCAGTGAGCATGGAAAAGAGGGAGCTGTTTGAGGAAAGAGCAGAGACCATCTTGCTCCTTCTCAAGCACAGGTTCCCTGGCATTCCTCAATCTTGCCTCGACATTAGCAAGATCCAATACAACCGG GACGTTGGACAAGCCGTTTTGGAGTGCTATTCGAGAGTACTAGAAAGCTTAGCTTACACTGTCACCTCTCGCATTGATGATGTGCTCTATGCCGACTCCCTCACTCAAAATCCATCACTGGCCGAATCAAAGAAACAAGTGTCATTTTCTGAAACCACTGAGCCAGTGAAGATGGCGAATCTTGGAGAAGAGGTGGCAGAGAAGCCGAATTCTACAGAATCTCCTTCTTCGATGACGCTCTCAGACTTCATGGGTTGGAATTTAGAACAAGAGCCAGAGGAGCAGAAGGAACCAGTAAGTAATTTGGAGGACATGTTGAGCTCAGACGATGGGAAGATCATGAGCAAGCCTCCAAACATTGTGACTAACAAGAAATTTACATATATGGAGAAGCTTGAGAACTTGGGAGGCTTGAGAAGCCCTGCAGCTCGCCACTAA